In the Quercus lobata isolate SW786 chromosome 5, ValleyOak3.0 Primary Assembly, whole genome shotgun sequence genome, one interval contains:
- the LOC115988981 gene encoding stigma-specific STIG1-like protein 3 translates to MKSLMLFFVLVNLMALFITLSATTSNNEQFLNEDDETQEAISLRGTSRFLAQKNARVVMTCDKYPRVCHAKGSPGRDCCKKKCVNVLTDRLNCGKCGKKCKYSEICCKGECVNPRSNKKHCGSCGNKCKKGNVCVYGMCSYA, encoded by the coding sequence ATGAAGTCCCTAATGCTATTCTTTGTCCTGGTCAATCTCATGGCTTTGTTCATTACTCTTTCCGCTACAACATCTAACAATGAACAATTCCTTAACGAGGATGATGAAACTCAAGAAGCAATTTCTCTCCGTGGGACTAGCCGGTTTCTAGCTCAGAAAAATGCCCGAGTTGTCATGACATGTGACAAGTACCCTAGAGTTTGTCATGCCAAAGGCAGCCCGGGGCGAGATTGTTGTAAGAAGAAATGTGTGAATGTGTTAACAGACAGGCTCAATTGTGGGAAGTGTGGGAAGAAATGTAAGTACTCAGAGATTTGTTGCAAAGGTGAGTGTGTAAACCCCAGGTCCAACAAAAAGCATTGTGGAAGTTGTGGCAACAAGTGCAAGAAAGGGAATGTATGCGTGTATGGGATGTGCAGCTATGCTTAA